One part of the Borrelia hispanica CRI genome encodes these proteins:
- a CDS encoding DUF1463 family protein: MDNAYQLEDVYFSVNGTKIIGGKLELSSEPTTRATFSNEDKGVPVVSFRDPRTIVYIFNIEVSIGSYEYGILTDLSSEQFYTLGKNKNEKFLSIVFNDRIQTKIISNYAVFTEEPSRSYSAESEKVTFEIRAMNCTRTIPNK, from the coding sequence ATGGATAATGCATACCAACTTGAAGATGTCTACTTTTCAGTAAATGGAACTAAAATTATAGGTGGCAAACTAGAACTCTCAAGTGAACCCACAACAAGAGCTACTTTTAGCAATGAAGACAAAGGAGTTCCAGTAGTAAGTTTCCGGGATCCTAGAACTATTGTTTACATATTCAACATAGAAGTTAGTATTGGTAGTTATGAATATGGAATTTTAACTGATCTCTCAAGTGAACAATTTTATACATTGGGTAAAAATAAAAATGAAAAATTCTTAAGTATAGTATTCAATGATAGAATTCAAACCAAAATTATTAGTAACTATGCTGTATTTACAGAAGAACCATCAAGAAGCTATTCGGCTGAATCTGAAAAAGTTACATTCGAAATTAGAGCTATGAATTGCACAAGAACTATACCAAATAAATAA